One genomic segment of uncultured Desulfobacter sp. includes these proteins:
- a CDS encoding chloride channel protein: MSKLKQIYNFFYAKFFLFDDRLVLMTAGAVVGIFAGVAAVALRLSLATVLEFLAPYRQYAWAFILPGIGALCSFLFLDKVVREGAGHGVPEVIYAVSRRGGLLRFRSTFSRLISSFLTIASGGSAGPEAPVVMSGSAIGSNIAKFLGLNDRQRMTLVGCGTAGAIASIFHAPVAGLIFSVEIILGEWKFVNIIPIAVAAVAGAQVCEAIIPTKELFQPPPFSIFTGDILGSIGLALFTAVISVIFTRTLRKVGGLAKRTPVSPWLRAMIGGCAVGTIGVFMPMVLGEGYHPIIEMVGGTFPMAFWLIFIGIFLKIFVTAITLGWGGSGGIFAPCLVIGSLTGVVFYKAMMFIFPNAAVTSEGAYALLGMAGIMSGVMQAPLSSIFLIAEITGGYEAILLLLLVSSISSTLSHIIEPASFYFKDLIERGEFMRPGTDARILSDLSLNEIIDTSYTTVSENMVFREFLNMIRNSDRNHYPVISDETGDYLGIVRVSSIRKYALDPAFYDMIFLNQIMDTDMVTASFDDDLHDVLEFMETFNIDHIPVVDHHRFSGMISKARILDLYRRELIMQTNIQ; this comes from the coding sequence ATGAGCAAGCTTAAACAAATCTATAATTTTTTTTACGCAAAGTTTTTTCTTTTTGACGATCGGCTTGTACTGATGACCGCCGGCGCAGTGGTCGGTATTTTTGCAGGTGTTGCAGCCGTAGCATTAAGGCTTTCTTTAGCAACAGTTCTTGAATTTCTTGCACCGTACCGCCAATATGCCTGGGCGTTCATATTACCCGGCATTGGTGCGCTTTGTTCTTTTTTATTTCTTGACAAAGTTGTGCGGGAAGGTGCTGGCCATGGTGTTCCCGAAGTCATATATGCCGTATCCAGACGCGGGGGGCTTTTGAGGTTTCGCTCCACCTTTTCCAGGCTTATATCCAGTTTTTTAACCATTGCCAGCGGCGGTTCTGCCGGTCCTGAGGCACCGGTTGTCATGAGCGGGTCTGCCATAGGGTCCAATATTGCTAAATTTTTAGGTCTCAATGACCGGCAGCGCATGACCTTGGTGGGCTGTGGTACGGCGGGCGCCATTGCTTCCATTTTTCATGCCCCTGTGGCCGGTCTTATTTTTTCCGTTGAAATCATTCTGGGGGAATGGAAATTTGTCAATATCATTCCCATTGCCGTTGCTGCTGTGGCCGGCGCCCAGGTTTGTGAAGCCATTATCCCCACAAAAGAGCTTTTCCAGCCGCCCCCCTTCAGTATTTTTACAGGTGATATTTTAGGCAGCATCGGGCTTGCCCTGTTCACCGCCGTGATATCCGTAATCTTTACACGAACCCTCAGAAAAGTTGGTGGCTTAGCCAAACGAACACCTGTATCCCCCTGGCTTCGGGCAATGATCGGCGGCTGCGCAGTAGGAACCATAGGAGTTTTTATGCCCATGGTGCTGGGTGAGGGGTATCATCCGATCATAGAAATGGTGGGCGGCACTTTTCCCATGGCATTCTGGCTCATATTTATCGGTATTTTTCTAAAGATATTTGTCACGGCCATAACCCTTGGCTGGGGAGGCTCCGGCGGCATCTTTGCGCCCTGCCTGGTTATCGGCAGCCTTACCGGAGTGGTATTTTACAAGGCCATGATGTTTATTTTTCCCAATGCTGCAGTGACGTCAGAAGGCGCTTATGCCCTTTTAGGTATGGCCGGTATCATGTCCGGGGTTATGCAGGCCCCATTAAGCAGTATTTTTCTGATTGCAGAAATTACCGGCGGCTACGAGGCCATTTTGCTTTTGCTGCTGGTTTCTTCCATTTCGTCTACATTAAGTCATATTATCGAGCCGGCTTCTTTTTATTTTAAAGACCTTATTGAACGCGGCGAATTCATGCGGCCCGGGACAGACGCTAGAATTTTATCGGATTTAAGCTTAAATGAAATTATTGACACCAGTTACACCACTGTATCTGAAAATATGGTTTTCAGAGAGTTTCTCAATATGATCCGCAATTCAGACCGCAACCATTACCCGGTCATATCAGATGAGACCGGCGACTACCTGGGAATAGTCCGGGTTTCAAGTATCAGGAAATATGCCCTGGATCCAGCATTTTATGATATGATTTTTCTTAACCAGATCATGGATACGGATATGGTGACAGCATCCTTTGATGATGATCTCCATGATGTACTGGAATTTATGGAGACCTTTAACATTGATCACATCCCGGTGGTGGATCACCACAGATTTTCCGGGATGATTTCCAAGGCACGGATACTCGATCTGTACCGCAGGGAACTGATTATGCAGACCAATATACAATGA
- a CDS encoding universal stress protein, which translates to MNYKLLHIFRNTPLGRETFLQSLYFCKTINAHPVVYIPKTDKFLMYFSNDVVQVNLDNSFLAFPDTAHEHVIALFDEAGIPPRFYEPKDFTASTLPDISSQFDYMCSPRSISDLSSKIGLGHLGPKVRRMIKQATFPILIASPVFKAWKSISVFFGGSSNAMNALLLGLKVAIASGFSLKIYTVLENDSEDVYRDMVRGSEVEGLADQYVDEWCFYESSGFDRMLYEVPHDSLIVLGAYGHGVIKEILLGSKMEYIQSTVTNNLLVTGPNCRISLK; encoded by the coding sequence ATGAATTATAAACTGCTTCATATTTTCAGGAATACCCCCCTTGGCAGGGAAACCTTTTTGCAGTCCCTGTATTTTTGTAAAACGATTAATGCCCATCCTGTTGTTTATATTCCAAAAACAGATAAGTTCTTAATGTATTTTTCCAATGATGTGGTGCAGGTGAACCTGGACAACTCATTTTTAGCCTTTCCGGATACAGCTCATGAACATGTTATTGCGCTTTTTGATGAGGCCGGAATTCCGCCCAGGTTCTATGAGCCAAAAGACTTTACCGCTTCCACTCTGCCGGATATATCCAGTCAGTTCGATTATATGTGCTCTCCACGTTCAATCAGTGATCTGTCATCCAAAATAGGACTGGGCCATCTGGGCCCCAAGGTTCGACGGATGATAAAGCAGGCCACCTTTCCCATCCTGATTGCAAGCCCCGTGTTCAAGGCATGGAAAAGTATATCCGTTTTTTTCGGTGGTTCGTCCAATGCCATGAACGCCTTGCTTCTCGGGCTTAAGGTTGCCATAGCCTCTGGATTTTCTTTGAAAATTTATACCGTGCTTGAAAATGACAGCGAGGATGTTTACCGGGATATGGTCCGGGGCTCGGAAGTTGAGGGGCTTGCGGACCAGTATGTGGACGAATGGTGTTTCTATGAATCTTCCGGATTTGACCGGATGCTATATGAGGTGCCCCACGATTCACTGATCGTTCTTGGGGCTTATGGACATGGTGTAATTAAAGAGATTCTTTTAGGAAGCAAAATGGAGTATATCCAGTCCACGGTTACCAATAACCTTCTGGTGACAGGCCCTAACTGCCGTATTTCTCTTAAATAG